A single genomic interval of Daucus carota subsp. sativus chromosome 1, DH1 v3.0, whole genome shotgun sequence harbors:
- the LOC108204683 gene encoding protein PHOX1: MGKPIGKKKIAEGNVKNNKVSDRNSKLFDEDTAVFINLSQEYKEEGNILFQKHDYEGAILKYEKALNLLPKNHIDIAYLRSNIAGCFMQMGLAEFPRAINECNLALEVAPKYSKALLRRAKCYEGLNRLDLALRDVNYVLSMEPNNLLALEIMDKLKKTFEQKGLSIEDKEMVLPTEYVEPNVNRAWKDNRKKKGRQQTSKQQQNRTKEKEAKIKNKDVKVEDKKSEDIEKKMPEVKVVVDEKVSPMEDKMVTKPVKLVYGEDIRFTQLPVGCGIRLVREVVQDRFPYIKGVLIKYKDPEGDLITITTTDELRLAEASAGAIGSLRLYIVEVSPEKEPVYERMDDEAELENLNSKPSNGEGNGGVDKVKEIENAPSCVEDWIVQFARLFKNHVGFDSDSYLDLHELGMKLYSEAMEETVTNEDAQGLFETAADKFQEMSALSLFNCGNVHMNMARKRVFFGEDSSTDTIMTQVKISYEWAKKEYKMAGMKYEEALQIQSDFYEALLALGLQQFEQAKLCWYYAIGNKIDLKTWPSIEVLDLYNKAEDSLDRGMQMWEELEEQRLNGLYKADKYKIDLNKMGLNGLVKELSADEAAEQAGNMGSQIYLLWGTVLYERSIVEFKLDLPTWEECLEVAVEKFELSGASQTDIAVMIKNHISNGEALEGFGFKIDEIIQAWNEMYDAKRWQTGVPSFRLEPMFRRRVPKLHSVLEHVSLFCTTDDSTK; encoded by the exons ATGGGGAAGCCAATTGGGAAGAAAAAGATTGCAGAAGGGAATGTGAAGAATAACAAGGTTTCGGATCGAAATTCGAAATTATTTGATGAAGACACTGCTGTATTCATTAATTTGTCGCAAGAATATAAGGAAGAAGgaaatattttgtttcaaaagCATGATTATGAAGGCGCTATTTTGAAGTATGAAAAGGCTCTTAATTTGCTTCCGAAGAATCATATTGATATTGCGTATTTACGGAGTAATATTGCTGGTTGTTTTATGCAAATGGGTTTAGCTGAGTTTCCAAGAGCGATAAATGAATGTAATCTGGCACTTGAAGTTGCACCCAAGTATAGTAAAGCTTTGTTGAGGAGGGCTAAGTGTTATGAGGGTTTAAAtaggcttgacttggctttgagAGATGTTAATTATGTTTTGAGCATGGAACCAAATAATCTTTTAGCATTGGAAATCATGGATAAGCTGAAAAAGACTTTCGAGCAGAAAGGTTTGTCAATTGAAGACAAAGAAATGGTTTTGCCTACTGAATATGTGGAACCTAATGTAAACAGGGCTTGGAAAGATAATAGGAAAAAGAAGGGAAGACAGCAGACTAGTAAACAGCAGCAGAACAGgactaaggaaaaagaagcaaaGATTAAGAATAAGGATGTGAAAGTTGAGGATAAGAAGAGTGAAGATAttgagaagaaaatgccagaggTTAAGGTTGTTGTGGATGAGAAGGTTAGCCCTATGGAGGACAAAATGGTGACAAAACCTGTGAAATTGGTATATGGAGAGGATATAAGGTTTACACAGTTGCCGGTGGGATGTGGCATTCGACTGGTGAGGGAAGTAGTTCAAGATCGATTCCCTTACATAAAGGGTGTACTCATTAAGTATAAGGACCCAGAAGGTGATTTGATCACAATCACAACCACTGATGAATTGAGGTTAGCTGAAGCATCAGCGGGTGCAATTGGTTCGTTGAGGCTATACATTGTGGAAGTGAGTCCAGAGAAAGAGCCTGTTTATGAAAGAATGGATGATGAAGCTGAGTTGGAAAATCTCAATAGTAAACCGAGTAATGGTGAAGGTAATGGTGGTGTTGATAAAGTGAAAGAAATCGAGAACGCACCAAGTTGTGTGGAAGACTGGATTGTCCAGTTTGCACGGCTCTTTAAAAATCATGTTGGCTTTGATTCAGATTCATATTTGGATCTTCATGAGCTAGGGATGAAACTTTACTCTGAAGCTATGGAGGAGACTGTTACGAATGAAGATGCCCAAGGACTTTTTGAAACGGCAGCAGACAAGTTTCAAGAAATGTCTGCTTTGTCCTTGTTCAATTGTGGAAATGTTCACATGAACATGGCAAGGAAGCGTGTATTTTTCGGAGAAGATAGTTCCACTGATACCATAATGACACAAGTGAAAATTTCATATGAATGGGCAAAAAAGGAATACAAGATGGCAGGAATGAAGTACGAAGAAGCTCTACAAATACAATCAGATTTTTATGAAGCTCTTCTTGCACTAGGATTGCAACAGTTTGAGCAAGCAAAGCTCTGTTGGTATTATGCAATAGGCAACAAGATTGATCTGAAAACTTGGCCTTCGATAGAGGTGCTGGACTTGTACAATAAGGCTGAAGACAGCTTGGACCGAGGCATGCAGATGTGGGAAGAGCTGGAGGAACAACGTTTAAACGGTCTGTACAAAGCGGATAAATACAAAATTGACTTGAACAAAATGGGGTTGAATGGTCTAGTTAAAGAGTTATCTGCAGATGAAGCAGCAGAGCAGGCTGGAAACATGGGATCCCAGATATACCTATTATGGGGTACTGTACTGTATGAGCGCTCCATTGTGGAATTTAAGTTGGACTTGCCTACTTGGGAAGAATGTCTGGAGGTGGCAGTTGAGAAGTTTGAACTTTCCGGAGCATCTCAAACAGATATAGCTGTAATGATAAAGAATCACATCTCCAATGGAGAGGCCCTGGAAG GTTTCGGGTTTAAAATTGATGAGATTATTCAGGCATGGAATGAGATGTATGATGCAAAAAGATGGCAGACTGGAGTTCCTTCCTTTCGTCTAGAACCAATGTTTCGCCGTCGGGTGCCAAAGCTTCATTCTGTATTGGAGCATGTTTCATTGTTTTGCACAACTGATGATTCTACAAAATAG